The following nucleotide sequence is from Solanum dulcamara chromosome 7, daSolDulc1.2, whole genome shotgun sequence.
GGGCATTTAGGACATTTCATCAGCAAACTTCTAAACTTCAGAGTTATTCTATAACTAGTACTACTACTGCTACATTGGTTTATGTACTATGGGTGGAGACTTAGAAATTCTGGTCATTCTCTGCTTCGCTTGTTATCTCATTTCATTTTGAATAGTTTTGAGTTTTTATTAAGATACATTACTGCAgtcattccttttttttttttttttttttatgacagTGGTGTCGGATCAGTTTGTGTATGCCTCGACTATTCTGCTGAGCACGCTATTTTCCATCATCACATTTATTTGCATTGCCCACTAATCTTAGGCAACAGTGCTAGGCGTCCTGACCTACTATACCCGAGTTGCACCCCTGACACACTTGATATATCTACAAACCCTTCATCCTAACCAACTATACTTGATGTAAAGCCGTAGCCGAACAAGATGGAGGGAAAGAGTTCATCTAAATTTCTATCGACGGAAAATTATAcctcatcaaaaataaaaatgtttttaaaaaaaatcatatataaacTATTAAATCTCCTTCATATAAGAAAAGATTCAAGATCTTATTTTAGTGGTGAAGGGATTTCAGTACATTGGGGTGAATAAATGGGGAAAAAAATGGAGATTTGGTCCTAAGTTATCAGTGTCTTTATTTTGACAGATTGAAATGAATAGCTTATCTTTTTTATATGTCCTCCACAAGTTTCAAACACAAATCAGTTTTTATGAAACCTTGATACGATACGAAAGTACAAACTATGTTCATGTACATTGTAATCGATAAACAGACACAACATTAATCTAAGAAAccataatttgataaaaatgaaAGCAACTATAGTTCTTGAAAGAAGAAAGATACATCATCTTCAAGCAGTTGGCAAAGTTGTGGTCATCCTTCAAACAGCAGAATCTTCTTCCAGTGTAGCAGTTGATAAATCATTTATGCGCGGATAAACAGCTTTTTCACCAAGCTGATTTTGTGCCCATATTAACATCTTCAATAGGCTTGGAAGCTTTGGATCTGTTTAAATCAAAGATttttaatcataaaaattagCATTTCATACCATGATCTTCTACAAATACATATTCCTAGTTAGGTTTATATCACACAAGTTCTTTTCTTTGATCGGGTGTCCCAAATATAAAATCAACAAAAGCTTTTTCAAACTCCTTTCCGAGGATCTAtcagaaacaatctctctacctcTAAGGTAGGGGTAAGATCTGCATGCattttaccctccccaaacccaaCCACACTGGGTATGTTGACCAGACTTTGAAAGTCATTAAATTAACCTACTCCCCCCCTCTTCCTCTTCCTGAGAAGTGTGAGGAGGAGGATCATCAACGGCGTATTTAAAGGAAAGGAGACTAACCCTTTTCATGGCTTTGGCTGGTGAGGATTGCAGCATTGACCTCACTAGCGGTCTTTAGCCGCTGTGATACATCTAGAAGCTCTCCAATAGGGCAGTTGGATACATCTTCAAAGGCCAATAATGCAACAgtcttctccaattcttctaAGAAGCTTTGCTGCAGAAAAAACAATTAATATCCATCATGTACTAAAAGAGGTGGGTTACACATGGGATTGCGTCAACCAAAGCTTCTTTTTTTAAGAGTAAAAGATGCTATCAATCTCAAGCCAAGTCATCAGAAACAAAAGTAGCTATTGCCCACGCCCCATAACGCTCGGCAGCCTCAGCCTCCTAGGGAGGATGACCAAGAGAAAGGAACCCCCGACGCTGGCAGCTTAGGGGTGGAGACAGGGAAAGATCACTTAGAAATACAGCAATCTTTTTCATCTTTAAGAGCCCATAGGCTTTTTTCAGCATCCACCCATCCAAATTCTCCGTACATTTCAAATTATATACTTCACGCGATTAAACAAAAATTTAGATTCAAGGCTAGTATTGCCCTCATAAAAGGCATCTCCCTAGCAAGTGATTGAGTAGGGAAACAGAGAACATTCGTTGATTGCAGCCTTCCCTCTGCAGAAATGCAAAGGGGTTGTGTGTCCATGCCTCAAACTTGTAGCCTACATGTTACTACTTGAGGAACAACTATATTGTTGGCTAAAAAAAAGAGATTTAGGGGAATCAAGAAGAAagatttatatattaattacatTTTCCTCTCCCCTTGGAGCGAGCTCCTCTTGAGCAAACTCCAGAGCCTCTTCAACCTTTCCATTCCTTATCAACTCTATCAGCCTTTGTTGCTGGAGGTGGAAAAAGAGCTGGGGGTTTGTATCCAGTATCTGCATCCAAGAAGGTAAACTATGTTAAGATCAaccaaaaatattcacaatAAGCAGGTGTTCATTTTGCAAAGTTTCAATTCCAAGTATGAAGAATCTCTTAATAAGTAAGCTTTTAAGATGATAAAAGAGAAAGTTATGAGAAATGCAAAGGCAAACATACATGTGTATAACACACCTGCTGCACAGTAACAATAATACAAGGAAAGATAAAAGAGAGGGGTAGCAGAGGGGTATGCTTGGGTTTATCTCATCCTTGATCTGATACCAACTATATTATGGGGTCTTTTACAATGCATAATGATACAAATTAGAAGATACATGTCCATGTAGAAAGTGAAGTCATGGTCCCTCTTTGTCTCATCGAAATTCTCAATAGTAAAGGAAAGTTGAAGGTTTCACATAGTAAGCATCTCACGCAAGTTCAGATCAACGAAGGAAGTCAAGGCTTTGCGTAGCAAAGTTCTCTTTTTCCCAGACAGTTCAGAGACAGAATGCTGATGATAGAGGAATCACTTAATTTTTACATGCAGTATTTCCTTGAAAGATTATGGATTCACAGTTCAGTTCAAATTCCACTATACAAAATCCCATTATTTCTTCACATGTTTACTTATCTTCCAGTTAAAAGCACAGGAACACTACAAGAAACAACAATTAGAAGCTTATATATGTGCTGTCAGCAAGAAAGGAAATTGAGGGGACTGCAATTTCTACCAGATAGAGGGTAttttttgctcaaattcattgaAAACAAAAGATTTCTTTTGTTCATAAATTGCTTAATTCATGGCAAACAAAACTTCTCTTCTGTTCATAGGACCTTTCTTCCACAACTTTCAGTTCCTTTTTAATTTCTGTCCACAAATTCTACTTTATTCCCACAATTACtagaacaaaaaagaaaagatattaCTGAATACCTGGCTTCTTATCAGAAACACTCCCCATAGCACTCTTCCATTTCAATCATCATAATTGAAACCATATAATCATCATATTTGATTCTATATTTACATCTCACTGGATGCCTggctcttctttttctttttcttttttgaaaggAGACATCAGAATTCAATGAGAATTAACATTTAGAATCAATTTTGATTATTTGCATTTAGAAACCGCAATCCCATTAAATCTCACCTTAATATCATTATCCTTTTGTAATGATGGTGTACGGGCACACACCTCGACTATTCAACCGCACACTTGCTATCTCCCACCAACATGTATCAATAACTCTACCCACCAAGGTTTAGGTAAATGGCAGAAAATCACCTTGTATTTTTTTACCTCTGCTTGGATTTGAACATAAatctcattatttttatattggaCAAACTTGAAAAGCATATCTTCTATATTACTTCTACTTATTCAAAAACCATTACTCTCTGAAATGTTTCTCCAATTCAAGCTTTTAAATGGCTCTCGTGCTAATTTCATCAACTAACATAATAGTGTACACCATGAACCTATTACTTAACTCATCCATAGACTAACATAAACAAGTAGATCCTGATATAAACCCACAGCCCAAGAGATGCAAACTCCTCTGTATTCCCTCCAACTGGTCTCACACTTATGATGGCTCTTTTATACTTCTTTTATGGCATTTATGCATTTGATAGTTATTCCTTACTTTTCTCGATTTGTGTGTGGCATTCCTTTCTTTTCCAATCTCCACCAGAGGACCTTTCTCTGTGCTTAATATAAGTTTTCTCTAGgtcaataaatataatttgaagATCCTTCATTTTCTCCCCCAAAAACTTCTATTAATATGCAGATGACACTTAGGTGTTTTGTGAAGCAGAGGCAAAACAAATTCTGATATTGAGggttatttttgtcatttttgaaGCTGTCTCTGGTCTCCACATAAACTGGGGAAAAAGCTTCATCTATCCTATCAACAATGTGCTTAATATAGATGTTTTGGCCAGTAAACTGGGAGGCGAGGTTGGGGAGCTTCCAACTACTTAACTAGGCATGCCTTTGGGAGCTAAAAGCAAATCCAAAGGCATATGGAATGGGGTCCTGGAGAAATGTGAAAAGAGACTTACTAACTGGAAGAGCCAGCATTTGTCCTTGGGAGGAAGATTGACTTTAATCAACAGTGTGATGGATGCATTACCCTCTTATATGATGTCTGTCTTTCTGATGCCAGCCAATGTATCTAATAACATTGATGCCCTTAGAAGGAATTTCCTATGGCAAGTAGTGAAGATAAGAAGAAGTTCCATCTAGTTAAATGGGAGGAACTGATTGTGAGTAAGAGTACAGGAGGTCTACAGATCAGACACCCGAGGAAACAAAATCAGAGCCTAATGATGAAATGGTTGTGGAAGTTTGCAAATGAAGACAACATTCTCTGGAAAGAGGTCATCGCAGCAAAACATGGTATGGAAGATAAGTGGATGACTAAAATGGTAAGTACTCCGTATAAATGCACTCTTTGGAGGGCAATCAGAAATTTATGGTCAGTACTATATCACAGAACCAGGGTAGAAGTGGGAGATGGTTTTAAGACATCCTTTTGGGAGGACAAATGGAATGGGGCAGTCCCTATGAAACAATTACCTCCTGAATTGTTTATTTTATGT
It contains:
- the LOC129895948 gene encoding protein GID8 homolog isoform X2 is translated as MSLFWIVIRELAEIEAMATSKKVITREEWEKKLNDVKIRKEDMNKLVMNFLVTEGYVDAAEKFRKESGTDPDIDLATITDRMAVKKAVQAGNVEDAIEKVNDLNPEILDTNPQLFFHLQQQRLIELIRNGKVEEALEFAQEELAPRGEENQSFLEELEKTVALLAFEDVSNCPIGELLDVSQRLKTASEVNAAILTSQSHEKDPKLPSLLKMLIWAQNQLGEKAVYPRINDLSTATLEEDSAV
- the LOC129895948 gene encoding protein GID8 homolog isoform X1, whose amino-acid sequence is MPMSLFWLAICELAEFEDLATSKKVITREEWEKKLNDVKIRKEDMNKLVMNFLVTEGYVDAAEKFRKESGTDPDIDLATITDRMAVKKAVQAGNVEDAIEKVNDLNPEILDTNPQLFFHLQQQRLIELIRNGKVEEALEFAQEELAPRGEENQSFLEELEKTVALLAFEDVSNCPIGELLDVSQRLKTASEVNAAILTSQSHEKDPKLPSLLKMLIWAQNQLGEKAVYPRINDLSTATLEEDSAV